From a single Sorghum bicolor cultivar BTx623 chromosome 5, Sorghum_bicolor_NCBIv3, whole genome shotgun sequence genomic region:
- the LOC8056278 gene encoding pre-mRNA-splicing factor ATP-dependent RNA helicase DEAH1, protein MAPPAGRCDHAAAASRRRSARLAALRTLPAPPTAVAPPAPRTTTTPCRRRRRLPLHFRRSDNQACLVSNLAHHQVVFVEAWPGTGRSSQVPRVLHAAGHGPVVCSQTYRIAAEPRARLLHLLAADPLLARYGAVVVDEADDGMLLTAAVLSCVKAVVARRPELRLVICIHGTMFYGEGAINDFFPDAVHLWFRTMLGVLRFHDFLTEPVPVTDYVAASVHTVCSIHSGEPPGDVLVFLPTRADIESAERLLAARALPGLVTRCLHDGLAVADLIGDVLSPAPDGKRKVVLANDVANSAVFVEGIKYIVDSGYLCTDNALPSLTTTAGASSPPAAAQMVRALKVAVRSGYHIKRRGNEGKCFCLYTTAECRGMLRTCWSSLRARTNDANGIAGVVLVLKHLGIISGSIESFNFVLPPRPETLERAVEVLEAAGAVG, encoded by the exons ATGGCCCCTCCTGCTGGTCGGTGCGATCATGCGGCTGCGGCCTCCCGTCGGCGAAGCGCCCGGCTAGCCGCGCTGCGCACGTTGCCGGCTCCACCAACAGCCGTGGCACCTCCTGCACCACGAACAACGACGAcgccgtgccgccgccgccgccgtctgccTCTTCACTTCCGGCGTTCTGACAACCAGGCGTGCCTAGTGAGCAACCTGGCGCATCATCAAGTGGTCTTTGTGGAAGCGTGGCCCGGGACGGGGAGGAGCAGCCAGGTCCCCCGCGTGCTCCACGCCGCCGGCCACGGCCCGGTCGTCTGCTCCCAGACGTACCGCATCGCGGCCGA GCCTCGGGCACGGCTGCTCCACCTGCTCGCCGCCGACCCGCTCCTCGCTCGCTACGGCGCCGTCGTGGTGGACGAGGCGGACGACGGCATGCTGCTCACGGCCGCCGTGCTCAGCTGCGTCAAGGCCGTCGTGGCCCGGCGCCCGGAGCTCCGGCTGGTCATCTGCATACACGGCACCATGTTCTACGGCGAGGGCGCCATCAATGATTTCTTCCCCGACGCCGTGCACTTGTGGTTCCGAACCATGCTAGGTGTTCTCCGCTTTCACGATTTCCTCACCGAGCCGGTTCCGGTGACGGACTACGTCGCCGCGTCCGTGCACACGGTGTGCAGCATCCATTCCGGCGAGCCACCGGGCGACGTGCTCGTCTTCCTCCCGACGCGTGCGGACATCGAGTCTGCCGAGCGCCTTCTCGCCGCTCGGGCACTGCCGGGACTCGTCACGCGCTGCCTCCACGACGGCCTCGCCGTCGCCGATCTGATCGGCGACGTCCTGAGCCCAGCGCCAGACGGCAAGCGGAAGGTTGTCCTGGCCAACGACGTCGCCAACTCGGCAGTGTTCGTGGAGGGGATCAAGTACATCGTTGACTCCGGCTACCTCTGCACAGATAACGCGCTGCCATCGCTGACGACGACGGCGGGAGCATcatcgccgccggcggcggctcaGATGGTCCGGGCTCTGAAGGTCGCCGTGCGATCGGGGTACCACATCAAGCGCAGGGGGAACGAGGGCAAGTGCTTCTGCTTGTACACCACGGCGGAGTGTCGAGGGATGTTGCGAACTTGTTGGTCCTCGCTCAGAGCGAGGACCAACGACGCCAACGGCATCGCCGGCGTCGTTctcgtcctcaagcatctcgggATCATCAGCGGCAGCATTGAGAGCTTCAACTTCGTGCTGCCGCCACGCCCAGAAACACTGGAGAGGGCAGTGGAGGTGCTCGAGGCTGCTGGCGCCGTGGGGTGA